A segment of the Sanyastnella coralliicola genome:
ACAACCAGCTGGATGTTCTCTGGATTGATTTCATCCAGACGGGAAAGATTCAGCTCAGCATAGAACTGACTGTCATCACTTCTCTTCGAAAGAACGCTTGAACGCTGGGGTTCTCCCATACGCATGCGATCAATTTTGATGTCGAGGTATTCGCGTTCGCTGGGCGATAACACAAACAATCCATCTTTCGGATCGAAGACATTCAGTCCAACGAGATCATGCTTTTCTAGTCCATAAAGCTCACAGGCGCGCTTATTTGCCCTTACTACCTTCTTTCCATCAAGTAGCATTACTGCATCCGCGCTAGCGTAAAATAAAGCCTCAAATTGATCTGAAAATCGTTTTTGCTGGGTGATATCCACTAAGGTCCCTACAATGCTCTGTTTGCCATTATAATCGATCACATAGGCATTCTCAACACAGTAAGCGATCGACTCATCTTTGCGTTGGTAGCGAACTTCTTTGTTTCGAACGCTTCCTTCTTTGATCAAATCACGAAGGAATTTCGCGCGGTCTTTTTCGTGGACGTACAGTGCATTTCCATTGAGCTTCGCCAACTCAGCTTTTGTGTAACCCATTAATTGGCAAAAGGCATCGTTGTACGCTAGAATTTCTCCATCCAAGGTTGTCTCGTAGATACCTGCGACATTGTTCTCAAATACCTTGACAGCATGGCTCCCAGGGTAAATCATTTGAGGATGATGGAGGCTAATCAAGGCATGCGATTGTTCTCCACAGAACGGAGCAATCGTGACTTGGCCGAAGGTAGATGACTCTTCAACCACCCAATTTCCACTGCTCAATTCTTCAGTAGATCGGGTCAGTAAATCTTTGAGTTCTTCAGGAAGTGCATTGTCTTCAGTGTCAACTCCTAGGTTTTGGAGAAACCAATTTGCGCTATCATTCACGCACACCATGGTATGGTCAGCGGCGCTCACCACTAACTGTGCATCTTGATTACGTTCTACCCACTGAAGGAGTGCTTTGTTCACGTTACCTACTCTTCGAAATCTGCAGGTAATTTAGCACCATTGATCTTTACTTTCTCATCCATCTCATACTTGATGGTAACAATTAAGATTCCATCTTCCTCGTAGTAGCGCCAATCGCCGTCTTTAGCGCCACCCTCGTACTTTCCGAAGATCTTCACTTGACCATTGCGATACCACCATCGATGTTTCCCGATTGGAACACCACTTAGGAATTCACCTTGAAAGTATTTTTTGCCATTATCGTAGGTGTAGAGCCATTCTCCGTTCTTCTCACCATCGATGTATTCGCCTTCTTCCTTGTGGTCATTGACATGATAAAACCACGGTCCATTCTTATATCCATCGATGTACATTCCCTTGTGGATGATCTCACCGTTGCGATCGTACTCTACGAATTCGCCGTCTTCTTTTCCTTTTCGGTAGACCTCTTCACGTTGTGTTTCTCCATCTTCGAAGAACCAAGTCCAAGATCCATGAGGCTTCCCTTGTCGGTAGTTTCCATTCTGTTCTTTCTTTCCACTAGGGAAATAGAATTTCCACTTGCCTTCACGAAGTCCGTCTACATACTCCCCTTCCGCACGGATTTCTCCCGTTGGGTAGAATAGTTTCCACGGACCCTGGTATCTACCTTCCGCATCCACAATTCCTTCTCCCAATTTGACATTGCCGTCGTACACGTAGCTGGTGATGATCTCACCTTCCTTGTTGTACTCACGGAATACCCCTTGCTTGGAATCATCTCGATATGAACCCACAATTTTCAGATGTCCATCTGGGTAGTATTCTTTTCGAATGTCGAGCATCACTGCCTCATCAGCATCTGTGACAAGCTCTCCACCCAAGTATTTTTCAATGCGATCGAGTCGGCCATTCTTCTTGTAGATCTTAAAGACTCCATTTTTGACGCCGTTCGTCCAGTATCCTTCTTCTTTCTTTTTCCCGTTCGGAAAGAACTCTACCCAGTATCCGGTTTTCTTGCCTTCGCGATTGAATCGATTCAACTTTTCAATACTGCGTAGGAAGCCGTTCTCGTAATTGAGGTAAGTGATAATTCGGCCATCTTTCGCGAATTCTTGTCCTTTCCCTTCTTCTTTGTTGTCAACGAATGTCAAGGTGCGGTAAAGCTCACCGCTTTCGTAGAAGTATTTCGCTTCCCCTTGTTTTTGATTCTGATCCCACGGTGTAATCGAAATCATATTTCCTTCTTCAGAAAACTCGATTTCTTCGCCTTGCTTCAAATCCTCGCTGTAGTTGATGATGCGCTCGAGCTCACCATTCTCTCGATAGAAACTCCAAGAGCCTTCTAGTTTTCCGTTTTTACGATCGCCTTCTGTTTTCAGCAATCCGTTCTCGAAATATGTCTTCCAAGTGCCGGTAGGTAATCCGTCTTTCATGACCCCCTCGCTCGACAACACTCCATTGGCATAAAAGAATTGAGTGTAGCCTGCATCTGTGGTGTCAATCTGGGCTGAGACTGTCACACAAAAAAAGAGGATGCTCAGGGAGCTTATCAGAGTTTTCAACTTCATTAATAATGAATATCTAATTCTTTAAAAAAGGAATAGATGTTATTATAGGCTTGTTAGTACCGTGTAAAATGTAGTCCAAGTTTTCTTGGTTCTGTAATTTGTACACATTCATCGGGATTTACCCACATTCTACTCACAATTTTTCTTCTTGAATACCAAGGTCATAACGTACATATCAACATTTAGGTGTGTTATTGAATGTGTACAACCAACCTTGTGCATAGCGTTTAATAAATCTTCATTCCTCGTTCATGAATGTGCGCAAAAATAGTACCGAGACTTTCTGCGATTGTTCATAAGCTTTTATACCTGGAAGAAATTTTCGCATTTCAAACTAAAACTTGTCATGACTAGTTAACACCAACTAACATCTACTTAACATTTTGTTGACAACGTCGATATTTTCTTGATATAAGGTCATATGTCTTGACCAGGTTCAATGGTAACCGTGCAAATGTGGTTACTTTTGAGGCAAAGATTCAGAAATGAAAGTAGCAATCGGAGCAGATCACGCCGGATACGAGCGTAAAGATTTCATTAAAGAGGTATTAAGCGCTCTCGGACACGAGGCAGATGATAAAGGAACGCATTCAGGTGATTCAGTAGATTACCCTGATTTCGCGCACCCAACAGCTGAAGCTGTAGAATCTGGAGATGCTGAACTCGGTGTATTGATCTGTGGATCTGCCCAAGGTGTGGCCATGACGGCGAACAAACACCAAGGGATTCGTGCAGCTGTGTGCTGGACACCTGAGATTGCTGCCCTAGCTCGTCAGCATAACAACGCAAACATTTGTTGTATCCCTGCTCGATTTGTTGATGAGGACGTAACCAAGGAGATTATCGAAACTTTCTTCAAGACTGATTTTGAAGGAGGAAGACATGATCGTCGAGTAGGAAAAATTGCATGTTCATGAGGAAGTTCATTGTAATGGCGCTAGTTCTTCTAGCGATGGGTACCAATGCCCAACAGATTGATTCATTGGCAGTTAAGTATGCAGAAACAATCACTGCAGACGAATTGAAGGAGCACCTGATGATCCTGGCAAGCGATGAATACGAAGGTCGCGAGACAGGTGAAAAGGGCCAGAAGATGGCAGCGGAATATATTGCTAACTACTTTAAGTCACTAGGAGTTGAGCCTGTGGTGAATGGTAGTTACTTCCAAGAGTTCCCATTGAAAACGGAACGCACGAATAAAGGAAGTCTTATGATGGGAGACATCAATCTTTCATTCTATGAAGACTTCTACTTCTTTTCAGGATTCAGCGCTCAAGAGATTAAAGGTGAAGCCGTATTCGCCGGATACGGAGTAAATGCTGACAACTACAGCGATTACAAAGACATTGACGTCAAAGGAAAGATCGTATTCGTTCTTCCAGGTGAACCAAAAGATTCAGAAGGAAACTCAATCATTACAGGAAACGACAAAGTTTCTGAGTGGACTACCGATTGGAGAATGAAGCGTGACTACGCGATGGAAATGGGTGCAAAAGCACTCATCACATACCGTCCGGGTTACGACCAGTACATTGGTAGAATCAAGTACTGGTTAGAGAATCCAGGGATGAGCCTTGACATGGAACGCGAAGAGCGTACTGAAGTACTCCCTATGTTCTTCACCTCTGAGGAGCACTTTGCTGAGTTGATTGCGAACGGTAAAGGCGGTAAACTAGCGAAGCTTCAGAAGAAGATCATGAAGAAAGGAGTTTCGATTTATAAGGAACTTTCAAAGGAGGTGAGCATTAGCGTACAGCGTGAGCAACGCAAGTTTACCAGTGAAAATGTACTGTGTTTCATTCCTGGATCGGATCCTGAATTGGCTGATGAAGTAGTGGTGGTAACCTCTCACTATGATCACGTTGGAAAGAACGAAACGGAAGTCTTTAACGGAGCTGATGATGATGGCTCAGGTACGGTGACTGTGCTTGAAATTGCTGAAGCATTCATGCAGGCCAAAAAAGATGGAAACGGACCACGAAGAAGTGTTCTTATCATGACAGTGAGTGGTGAAGAGAAAGGACTCCTTGGAAGTGAGTGGTACTCTGAAAACCCAATTTTCCCGCTAGAGAATACGGTTTGTGACTTGAACGTAGATATGATCGGACGAGTTGATGAGGCGCATGCTGACAATGAGAACTACATCTACCTTATTGGTTCTGATAAGTTGAGCACACAGCTGCACGATGCGAGTGAGGCGATGAACTCTACCTACACAAAGTTGGAATTGGATTACACTTACAATGATCCTGACGATCCGAATCGATTCTACTACCGAAGTGATCACTACAACTTTGCGAAGCATGGTATTCCAGTAATCTTCTACTTCTCAGGGGTGCACGAAGATTACCACCAGCCTACGGATACACCTGATAAGATCATGTACGAAAAGACTTCAACGATTGCGAAATTGATCTTCCATACGGCATGGGAGATTGCGAATCGTGATCAACGTCTAGTGGTAGATGTAGAGAATGATTTTGAGTGATCAAGAGTTCATGAGTCGGTAGTAGAATACACCACCGATAAGCGAACCAGGTATACTCGTTGCAAACACAAAAAGCAACGGCAGTTCTGCTGTGAGCCAAGCACTGAGTGAAAGCTCCATGTTCACGGCAAAGAGAATCATGTAGGTCATCCCGGCGAGATTCACCAAAAATGCCAACGGAAAGAGTACTCCTTTTAAGATTGGATTCTTGACTGGGGCGAAAACCTTGGTGTTTGGTGAAGTTTCTTCAGAATCTAGCAGGTCTTCATTTGATTGACTTTGCTGATGCCGATTCCAAAGTACGGCAACGATAATGCAGTTGAAGGCGTGCATTAAGCCGATTAAATGCTCATTGAGTGTATCAGCACTATCATGTGTCATTCCATCGCCAATACCACTAAATCCGACTAGATAGACGAGAAAATATGGGATTGAAAGTGCGAGAAGGAATACACCGAGGTCTTTCATGAAGTACTTTCTTCCAATAACTCGGAAATGATGCTTTCTGTTGCTTCCTGGTACATTTCGTATTTCACACCAGTTCCAGGACCATAGAAGCCTGTATGGATGTGACGAATATTTCCGTCCCCATCAATGAAAAGACTCGTTGGGAATGAGCTGATATTACTTAGCATAGGAAACTTCTCAGCAGCCTTTGATTTGCTAGCCTTTCCACCAAGGTAAATGGTATAAGGCAACTCCAATTCATCAATGTATTTCTGAAGATGAATCTGGTTGGTAGAGAAGTCATCAGATCGTTCAAAAGCAATCGGAAGAATCTGTAAGCCTTGATCCGCATAACGTGCATGAAGATCTGCGAAGTAGCGTGATTCATCAAGACAATTCGGACACCAAGAACCGAAGATTTGTACGATAGTCACTTTGTTAGCGAAAGTCTCCGCGTTGATTTCCATGAGTTCACCGTCCATATCAATGGCTGTGAATGCAAGTGCTTCATCGCTCACCAATTCTGTAATCTCAAAAGGATCTCGAAGTTCGGCAGTGTCATCACGAACACCTTCAAATGACTCATGCCAATGTGTTCCACTTTTGAATACCCCGGCGATGCTGTCTGCTGTATGATCAAATTCAAACCAAAAGACGTGACTTCCATCGAAGCATTGGAGGGTACTTTTTCCATTTACCGTTTCACCGTAGAGGTAGCGATAATCACCAGTTTCTGTTTCGAAAGTACCGGTGATTGAACCATCAGAAGTTTTGAATTGACCAAGGGCGCGGTACATATCGTCAGTATTCGGACTGAATGAAACGTCATAGGTCTGCTCTTCCGTTTCTCCTTTTGTAGCCATCATTTCCTCTTCTGATACACTAGCGTGGAATGGGATCATATAATCTCCCCCACGAGCGGGATTGTACCAGTTACCATCAATGGTATTGGTCTCAGAAATGGTTCCAATAAAGTAAGTGTGGTAGACAGGCATTTCGATGTAAATGCTATCTCCGCCGATCATCGCAGGGTCGGTAGTAATCTCTTCTTCACCGTTATGAAAAGTAAAGCGGAAAGTACTGTCAATGGATACGTGTTGCTTCAGCATGGTGTCTGGAGCGAGCTCGTATTCAAAGGCCCAATTACCTGTTGTTAGCGGACTTTTTGGTTCAGATGGTTTCTCATCTGGAGTTACCTGCGAAGTACATCCAGCGATGAGGAGTATTAGTAGTAAGTAAAGGCGCATTGGGTGAAGATAAGAGAAGCCCCCGAATTTGGAGGCTTCAATGCATATTTTGACGTGGAATGCTAAGATCAGATATCGAACTTGATACCTTGAGCTAGAGGCAAATCACGGCCATAGTTAATCGTGTTCGTCTGACGACGCATGTACGCTTTCCAGGCATCAGATCCTGACTCGCGTCCGCCACCAGTTTCTTTCTCACCACCGAATGCACCACCGATTTCAGCACCAGAAGTTCCGATGTTGACGTTGGCGATACCACAGTCAGATCCATTTGCTGAGAGGAACTGCTCAGCTTCACGGATACTTCCTGTCATGATTGCTGATGAAAGTCCTTGCTTCACACCATTCTGCTTAGCGATAGCATCATCAAGATCAGAGTAAGACATCACGTAAAGGATAGGAGCGAACGTCTCTTCCTGTACAATGTGGTAGTGGTTCTCTACTTTAGCGATAGCTGGCTTCACGTAACATCCAGACTCATACCCTGGTCCTTCAAGTACACCGTGATCAGTAATGATCTCACCACCTTCTTTTGTCACTTGTTCAAGTGCACCTAAGTATGCGTTTACGGCATCTTTATCGATCAATGGACCAACGTGGTTGCTCTCATCCAATGGATCACCGATACGTAGTTGTCCGTATGCTTTTACCAATGTTTCAGTAACACGATCTACCATTGAATCATGAACGATGAGACGACGTGTAGAAGTACAACGTTGTCCTGCCGTACCAACAGCACCGAATACCAATGCTGGAATAATCATTTCAAGGTCAGCTTCAGGAGTAATGATCACAGCGTTGTTACCACCAAGCTCGAGAAGAGACTTTCCAAGACGACCGGCAACTGTTTGTCCAACGATTTTACCCATACGGATAGAACCTGTTGCACTGATCAATGGAATGCGTGTATCAGTTGTCATCATTTCACCTACAGTGTAATCTCCGTTCACAAGACAAGAGATACCTTCAGGCAGGTTGTTTGCTTTCGCAACATCTTCCCAGATGTTCTGACAAGCAACACCACAGATAGGAGCTTTTTCAGATGGCTTCCATACACAAACATCACCAGCGATCCATGCGATAGCAGTGTTCCAGTTCCAAACGGCAACAGGGAAGTTGAACGCAGAGATGATACCTACAATACCTAGTGGGTGCCATTGCTCGTACATGCGGTGACCTGGACGCTCAGAGTGCATTGTCAAACCGTACAGCTGACGAGAAAGACCTACAGCGAAGTCACAGATGTCGATCATCTCTTGTACTTCTCCAAGACCTTCTTGGTAAGACTTACCCATTTCGTAGCTCACCAATGCGCCAAGTGCTTCTTTCTTTTCACGAAGCGCCTCTCCATATTGGCGAACGATTTCACCACGCTTGGGCGCAGGAATATTTCTCCAGTGTGCGTAAGCTGATGTAGCCGTCGCAATCACTTTTTCGTAATCTTCTTTAGTAGTTGTACTCACCGATGCGATAGCAGAACCATCTACTGGTGTGTATGAAGTAATGCTCGGTCCATTTCCGAAGTGATCACTTCCTGTGCTTGTACCGTGATTCTGTTCTTTAATTCCGAGGTCACTCAGAATTGAACGAATGTCAAGTGCTGTTGTGGTTTCCATTGCGTTTTATTAGGCCACAAAGGTACTACAATGCTAATCAAGGCGAAAATTACGTAAACAATTGAAAATCAGTAAACTATCATCACTAACGGAAATGGGGTGATTTTCTTGTTTCTCGAATTATTGATATGCTACCCCTAGCGAAGGGTGAAACAGGCTTAAAAGGCCTTAAAACGACTCAAACATGTTCCACGTGGAACATTTAGGGGGTTATCGACCTAAGTAGACTAAAAGGACAGAAATATCCGCCGGTGACACCCCACTGACGCGAGAGGCTTGTCCGATCGTTCCAGGTTGAGCATCTTTCAATTTTTGACGTGCCTCACTACTCATGGATGTCAATCGATCGAATTCAATGTCTGATGGAATGATGATGTTTTCAAGTCGGTTCATCTTGTCAGCCATCTCTTGCTCCTTAGCGATATACCCTTCGTACTTCTGCATGATCTGAACAGACTCGATGACCACAGGATCGTACTTCGAAAGTTCCACGTGGAACATTTCGCTGGCGTTGGCTAGTGTTTCCATGTCTATATGCGGACGAGTAATCACAGACGACAGCTTCACTTTTTGCTTGATCGGCGCACTGTTTTTCTCTGTAAGAACAGGGTTCGCTTCTTCAGGAGAGATGCTGGTTTTGTCCATGTATTTCCGAAGCGACTTCATAGACTCTTGCTTCTTCCCTACTAATTCCATGCGTTCATCAGAGGCTAAACCTAGACTATGGGCAAGTGGAGTGAGTCGTTCATCGGCATTGTCTTGACGAAGAAGAATACGGTACTCTGCCCTTGACGTGAACATGCGATAAGGTTCATTCGTGCCCTTCGTGACGAGGTCATCAATCAACACACCGATGTATGCTTCGGAACGTTGCAGTGTGAATGGATCTTTCTCGTTGACTTTGTGGTGTGCATTGATACCTGCCATCATACCCTGGCATGCGGCTTCCTCGTATCCAGTAGTTCCGTTAATCTGTCCTGCGAAGAACAGATTCGAAATCAATTTTGTCTCGAGTGTATGGCGCAATTGCGTTGGCGGGAAGTAGTCATATTCCACGGCATAACCTGGACGGAACATGCGAGCATTTTCAAATCCTGGGATCTCTCGCATCGCCTTCATTTGAATCTCTTCAGGTAGACTCGTTGAGAAACCGTTGACATAGACTTCTACGGTATCCCACCCCTCTGGCTCAACAAAAACTTGGTGTCGATCTCGCTCTGCAAAGCGATCAATCTTGTCTTCAATACTCGGACAATATCTTGGGCCACTACCTCGAATCCGACCATTGAACATCGGACTGCGATCAAATCCTTCCTTCAGAATGTCGTGTACCGTTGGGTTGGTATAAGTGATATGGCAACTACGTTGAGTGGTCAAACGATGTTGTGCGAGGTAGGAGAATCCACTAGGGTTTTCATCTCCAGGTTGCTCATCCATCACGTCGTAATTCAAAGAACGGCCATCCACACGTGGAGGTGTTCCTGTTTTCATTCGACCAGACTCAAACCCTAAAGATTCGAGTTGAGCTGTGATACCAGTAGCTGCTCGTTCACCTGCACGTCCACCCCCGAACTGTTTTTCACCAAGGTGAATGAGGCCATTGAGAAAGGTTCCATTCGTAAGAACAACACTTTTAGCTTTGATTTGAAGACCCATTTGTGTCTCCACACCAACACATTTTTCGCCTTCGATAAGTAGTCCGCTGACCATATCTTGCCAGAAGTCTACGCCCGGTGTACGCTCTAACATGAGGCGCCATTCTGTAGCAAAAATGAGACGATCATTCTGCGTTCTTGGGCTCCACATGGCAGGTCCTTTGGAACGGTTAAGCATGCGGAATTGAATAGCCGATTTATCGCTAACAATCCCAGAGTAACCACCCAAGGCATCAATTTCTCGAACGATCTGACCTTTGGCTATCCCTCCCATTGCGGGGTTACAGCTCATTTGTCCGATGGTTCCCATGTTCATGGTAATCAACAGGACGGAAGATCCTAGGTTGGCAGCAGCGGCTGCGGCTTCGTTGCCGGCGTGTCCTCCACCTACAACGATGACATCATAATCTCGTAGCATGTGCAAATTGTTCCACGTGAAACGTCAAAAACTAAAAGGTGCGCAAAGTTAGGCAGTAATCCTCTTTACTTCGCATAACTGTTTGATCAGCTGGAGTCTTGTCTTTGTATCCCATCAAGTGAAGTACCCCGTGAATAATCACCCTGTGCAGCTCGTCGGTCATGGTTGACCCACCACTTTTAGCGTTGTCTTTCACACGGTCAAGAGAGATAAAAAGATCGCCTGAGACGAGGGTGTCTTCAGTGTAATCGAAGGTGATGATATCAGTGTAGTAATCGTGATTCAGATGCTCACGATTCATGTCAAGTAGGTAGTCATCGCTACAGAAAACAATGGTGATTTCACCTACCTCATGGTCGTGTTTTTGGATGCAATCATTCACCCAGTTTCTAACAGAGCGAAGCTTACGTAGGCGATAGGAAGTGTCAGCGTTCGTGAACGCAATTGAAGAATCAAGCAAGAGCTTCGAATTCGAGTTGAACGAGCTTTCCGTCATCGTGGAACTCGCAGTGATCAGCGAGGTTTCGCATCAAGAATACACCACGTCCGTTAGGCTTCTCACGATTCTCTGGAGCTGTTGGATCAGGAAGATTGTCGTAATCAAAACCAGGACCTTCATCTTCGATAAAGAAACGAAGAGTCTTTCCGTCGATCTCGTAGCGAACCATAACTTGCTTCTCTTCGTCAAGTTTGTTGCCGTGTACGATCGCATTGTTGACCGCTTCTGTCAAAGAGATCAAGATGTTTCCATAGTGATCTTCTGTGACCTTGAAGTTCTCAACGACTTGATCGATCAGCTTTTCTACGATAGCAATGTTCTCGGTCTGAGAAGCAAAGCGCACTACATTTCCGGTCTCCGGTGTGGTCATTGAACGTCTGTAATTAGCGATCCAAATTATTAAAATAATCGTTGACTTTCTCTTTGTAGTACGGTTTCAATGAAGGTGGCACTGTTCGTAACAGCTCAATCTCCTTCTCTTTCTTACGCAGATACTCTTCCATAGAGTCTGGCTCACCTTTCAAATTCTGGTCTCCAGTGCGTGATTTACGCTTCTCTTCTTCTCCACGGGTACGCTCTGATTCTTCTGCTTTTAGCAGTCGAATCAGGATGTCTTGCTGACGCTCGATGGTCTGTTGATCAATCTGCTTGTTGACGATGTCTTCTTCGATCTGCTCCATTTCTTTCGCGATCTGCTTAAAGCCATTTCCATTGCCACTTCCATCTTCATTCAGCTTCTGGCCCATCTGTTCCATCATCTGTCGAATAGCGGCCTGTTGAGCGGCCATTTTAGCGAGCTCTTTGCTCATTGGCTTCTTGCCATTTTCTCCTTGGCCATCTTTACCACTCTTGCCCATCTGTTCCTTCATTTGCTCTAGCTGCTTCGATAGCTGCTCTTGCATCTTCTTCATCTCTCCTGCCGATGGAGATGGCTTAGGTTGACCGTTTCCACCAGGCTTCTCACAGTTCCCTTGTCCAGGCTTTTGACAAGACATTTGATTCTGCATTTGCTGTAGGGCTTCATCGAGCAGCAATGCCAAGTTGTTGAACGAGGTCATCACGTATTGCTGGTGCATGGTTACCTCTGGGGTGTTGCGCTCACCTACTTCATCGAGTGCATCTCCCATGTGGCTATTGACCAGGCCAATTTCTCTGTTGACGATAGGTGCTAATTGCATAATACGCATGCTCAACGCGTAGAGTGAATCCTCCACCATTTTTGCATCGTCTTTTAGCTTGCGCTGCACTTGTCCGTACTGCACATATTTCGGGTCGTTCTTATCAACTACTTTGAAGTCGCCCATCAAGCCTTCTTGATCGAACGAGAGGGTAATGATGTTCTCCAACAAAGCCCGAAGAGCATCCATGTCTTCTTCCATCTGTTCAGACTCACCGCTTTCCATGGCCATCTCCATTTGTTGGGCCATTTGCTCCATCTGTTCACCTGCATTCTGCTGAGAATCAGAGGCTTTGTTCTTTTTATTCTTGTCTAGCTGCTCAGAACTTTCCTGCATTTCCTGTTCAATGCTCTCCTGCTCTTCTTCCGTATCAGGCATCGCGTTCGGATTTTCGAGGTCTTGGTTCATTTCCTCGAGCTTATCCATCTCTTCTTTGAGCTCTTCAAAACGCTCGTTCAATTCGTCTTGCTTCTCCTTAAGTTCTTCGCTATCAGCTTCTTTGTCTTTGCTTTCTTCAGCAAGCTCTTTCTGATCCTCAGCAAGTTCTTTGAGTTCGTCAATGGTTTCTTCCATCTTCTGTTCGAACTCTAATTGCTTGAACTGTTCTAAGGCACGATCGAGTTCTTTTTCCAAGTCCTCAGCGTCCATATCCATCTGCTCCACCTGCTCTTGAAGCTCTTCTTTGTCGAGTTCCTCCATGAGCTTTTGGATCTCATCGTAGAGCTCTTGAAGCTCTTCGTTCATCACTTCATTCATCAACTCTTGAAGCTGTTCTTGCTTCTCCTGAATTGACTCATTCTGCTGGTCGAGCT
Coding sequences within it:
- a CDS encoding toxin-antitoxin system YwqK family antitoxin; this translates as MKLKTLISSLSILFFCVTVSAQIDTTDAGYTQFFYANGVLSSEGVMKDGLPTGTWKTYFENGLLKTEGDRKNGKLEGSWSFYRENGELERIINYSEDLKQGEEIEFSEEGNMISITPWDQNQKQGEAKYFYESGELYRTLTFVDNKEEGKGQEFAKDGRIITYLNYENGFLRSIEKLNRFNREGKKTGYWVEFFPNGKKKEEGYWTNGVKNGVFKIYKKNGRLDRIEKYLGGELVTDADEAVMLDIRKEYYPDGHLKIVGSYRDDSKQGVFREYNKEGEIITSYVYDGNVKLGEGIVDAEGRYQGPWKLFYPTGEIRAEGEYVDGLREGKWKFYFPSGKKEQNGNYRQGKPHGSWTWFFEDGETQREEVYRKGKEDGEFVEYDRNGEIIHKGMYIDGYKNGPWFYHVNDHKEEGEYIDGEKNGEWLYTYDNGKKYFQGEFLSGVPIGKHRWWYRNGQVKIFGKYEGGAKDGDWRYYEEDGILIVTIKYEMDEKVKINGAKLPADFEE
- the rpiB gene encoding ribose 5-phosphate isomerase B, yielding MKVAIGADHAGYERKDFIKEVLSALGHEADDKGTHSGDSVDYPDFAHPTAEAVESGDAELGVLICGSAQGVAMTANKHQGIRAAVCWTPEIAALARQHNNANICCIPARFVDEDVTKEIIETFFKTDFEGGRHDRRVGKIACS
- a CDS encoding M28 family peptidase; its protein translation is MRKFIVMALVLLAMGTNAQQIDSLAVKYAETITADELKEHLMILASDEYEGRETGEKGQKMAAEYIANYFKSLGVEPVVNGSYFQEFPLKTERTNKGSLMMGDINLSFYEDFYFFSGFSAQEIKGEAVFAGYGVNADNYSDYKDIDVKGKIVFVLPGEPKDSEGNSIITGNDKVSEWTTDWRMKRDYAMEMGAKALITYRPGYDQYIGRIKYWLENPGMSLDMEREERTEVLPMFFTSEEHFAELIANGKGGKLAKLQKKIMKKGVSIYKELSKEVSISVQREQRKFTSENVLCFIPGSDPELADEVVVVTSHYDHVGKNETEVFNGADDDGSGTVTVLEIAEAFMQAKKDGNGPRRSVLIMTVSGEEKGLLGSEWYSENPIFPLENTVCDLNVDMIGRVDEAHADNENYIYLIGSDKLSTQLHDASEAMNSTYTKLELDYTYNDPDDPNRFYYRSDHYNFAKHGIPVIFYFSGVHEDYHQPTDTPDKIMYEKTSTIAKLIFHTAWEIANRDQRLVVDVENDFE
- a CDS encoding peroxiredoxin family protein; protein product: MRLYLLLILLIAGCTSQVTPDEKPSEPKSPLTTGNWAFEYELAPDTMLKQHVSIDSTFRFTFHNGEEEITTDPAMIGGDSIYIEMPVYHTYFIGTISETNTIDGNWYNPARGGDYMIPFHASVSEEEMMATKGETEEQTYDVSFSPNTDDMYRALGQFKTSDGSITGTFETETGDYRYLYGETVNGKSTLQCFDGSHVFWFEFDHTADSIAGVFKSGTHWHESFEGVRDDTAELRDPFEITELVSDEALAFTAIDMDGELMEINAETFANKVTIVQIFGSWCPNCLDESRYFADLHARYADQGLQILPIAFERSDDFSTNQIHLQKYIDELELPYTIYLGGKASKSKAAEKFPMLSNISSFPTSLFIDGDGNIRHIHTGFYGPGTGVKYEMYQEATESIISELLEESTS
- the amaB gene encoding L-piperidine-6-carboxylate dehydrogenase, whose protein sequence is METTTALDIRSILSDLGIKEQNHGTSTGSDHFGNGPSITSYTPVDGSAIASVSTTTKEDYEKVIATATSAYAHWRNIPAPKRGEIVRQYGEALREKKEALGALVSYEMGKSYQEGLGEVQEMIDICDFAVGLSRQLYGLTMHSERPGHRMYEQWHPLGIVGIISAFNFPVAVWNWNTAIAWIAGDVCVWKPSEKAPICGVACQNIWEDVAKANNLPEGISCLVNGDYTVGEMMTTDTRIPLISATGSIRMGKIVGQTVAGRLGKSLLELGGNNAVIITPEADLEMIIPALVFGAVGTAGQRCTSTRRLIVHDSMVDRVTETLVKAYGQLRIGDPLDESNHVGPLIDKDAVNAYLGALEQVTKEGGEIITDHGVLEGPGYESGCYVKPAIAKVENHYHIVQEETFAPILYVMSYSDLDDAIAKQNGVKQGLSSAIMTGSIREAEQFLSANGSDCGIANVNIGTSGAEIGGAFGGEKETGGGRESGSDAWKAYMRRQTNTINYGRDLPLAQGIKFDI
- the mnmG gene encoding tRNA uridine-5-carboxymethylaminomethyl(34) synthesis enzyme MnmG; amino-acid sequence: MLRDYDVIVVGGGHAGNEAAAAAANLGSSVLLITMNMGTIGQMSCNPAMGGIAKGQIVREIDALGGYSGIVSDKSAIQFRMLNRSKGPAMWSPRTQNDRLIFATEWRLMLERTPGVDFWQDMVSGLLIEGEKCVGVETQMGLQIKAKSVVLTNGTFLNGLIHLGEKQFGGGRAGERAATGITAQLESLGFESGRMKTGTPPRVDGRSLNYDVMDEQPGDENPSGFSYLAQHRLTTQRSCHITYTNPTVHDILKEGFDRSPMFNGRIRGSGPRYCPSIEDKIDRFAERDRHQVFVEPEGWDTVEVYVNGFSTSLPEEIQMKAMREIPGFENARMFRPGYAVEYDYFPPTQLRHTLETKLISNLFFAGQINGTTGYEEAACQGMMAGINAHHKVNEKDPFTLQRSEAYIGVLIDDLVTKGTNEPYRMFTSRAEYRILLRQDNADERLTPLAHSLGLASDERMELVGKKQESMKSLRKYMDKTSISPEEANPVLTEKNSAPIKQKVKLSSVITRPHIDMETLANASEMFHVELSKYDPVVIESVQIMQKYEGYIAKEQEMADKMNRLENIIIPSDIEFDRLTSMSSEARQKLKDAQPGTIGQASRVSGVSPADISVLLVYLGR